The following coding sequences lie in one Onychomys torridus chromosome X, mOncTor1.1, whole genome shotgun sequence genomic window:
- the LOC118574817 gene encoding uncharacterized protein LOC118574817, with protein MTHSIFSPSLVFSLILFFDVIFRFASMKECIFKLSCLLCSTSALVFEIILANNRCWRLWEFDDKVVKSVSIGLWEAYYPQDFNISGSVTRMLVHIPIDSTWNKSSEFQYLQALIMWAILMKILVVIFSLVAIKISCMEDPVIEIQLFCYKMSAIILAVSSIFTLVAVTLNHLVDIYGQTTLDFPPDFPVKKEDIVKKHCTTVFSMGVLTATMSLFGVIFFLYEMISLTVQSQVKAQCASELAEQKA; from the coding sequence ATGACTCATTCTATTTTCTCACCTTCCCTTGTATTCTCACTAATTCTATTCTTTGATGTCATCTTCAGATTTGCCAGCATGAAGGAGTGCATATTCAAGTTGAGTTGCCTCCTTTGCAGTACATCTGCTTTGGTGTTTGAAATCATTCTTGCAAACAACCGATGCTGGCGCCTTTGGGAATTTGACGACAAGGTGGTGAAGTCTGTGTCCATTGGACTCTGGGAAGCTTATTACCCTCAGGACTTTAACATCTCAGGGTCTGTGACCAGGATGCTGGTTCACATCCCTATTGATTCAACCTGGAACAAGTCATCGGAATTTCAGTATTTACAAGCCCTGATAATGTGGGCCATTTTGATGAAAATTCTAGTTGTGATTTTCAGTTTAGTGGCCATTAAGATCAGCTGTATGGAAGACCCAGTCATTGAGATCCAGCTATTTTGCTACAAGATGTCTGCCATAATTTTGGCTGTGAGCAGCATTTTTACACTTGTTGCTGTGACCTTGAACCACCTGGTAGACATTTATGGGCAAACCACTCTTGACTTTCCACCTGACTTTCCCGTAAAGAAAGAAGACATTGTAAAGAAACACTGCACAACTGTGTTCTCAATGGGTGTCCTGACAGCCACGATGTCACTCTTtggtgtcatttttttcctctatgaGATGATCTCTCTGACGGTACAGAGTCAGGTGAAGGCCCAGTGTGCTTCCGAACTGGCTGAGCAAAAGGCCTGA